One region of Salvia miltiorrhiza cultivar Shanhuang (shh) chromosome 3, IMPLAD_Smil_shh, whole genome shotgun sequence genomic DNA includes:
- the LOC131015451 gene encoding uncharacterized protein LOC131015451 — protein MAPNRDTTFLQGGFTKSNNNNVSQKPPKLSMETLQRTISDISFELLSQETLAGSEKPTLATLPPISEVEDAKCECCGMSEECTPQYVKKVRGTYGQMICGLCSEAVKEEMEKNGGKREEALHAHVGACARFNRLGRAYPVLLQAEAMRDILRKNRAKSLSPRDKGGTNQTVRGGISRSSSCIPAITKEINEHKKT, from the coding sequence ATGGCACCCAATAGAGACACCACCTTTCTCCAGGGTGGCTTCACGAagagcaacaacaacaacgtcAGCCAGAAGCCCCCGAAGCTGTCGATGGAAACCCTTCAACGCACGATCTCCGACATCTCGTTCGAGCTCCTGAGCCAGGAAACCCTAGCCGGCTCGGAGAAGCCCACCCTCGCCACCCTGCCCCCGATCTCCGAGGTCGAGGACGCGAAGTGCGAGTGCTGCGGGATGTCGGAGGAGTGCACCCCGCAATACGTGAAGAAGGTGCGCGGGACCTACGGCCAGATGATCTGCGGGCTCTGCTCGGAGGCGGTCAAGGAGGAGATGGAGAAAAACGGCGGGAAAAGGGAGGAGGCCCTGCACGCGCACGTGGGCGCGTGCGCTAGGTTTAACCGCCTGGGCAGAGCATACCCGGTGCTCCTCCAGGCGGAGGCCATGAGAGacattttgaggaaaaataggGCAAAATCCCTTAGCCCTAGAGATAAGGGAGGAACGAATCAAACGGTTAGAGGTGGAATTTCTAGGAGTTCAAGCTGCATACCGGCAATTACCAAGGAGATCAATGAACACAAGAAGACCTAG